A single region of the Deltaproteobacteria bacterium genome encodes:
- a CDS encoding alpha/beta fold hydrolase, translating to MTSTDKTKYMEQELLSIPFGNSKIDALFYRSLLRADESEKEPVMIHVHGFLGNFLEGSQRFLPPILAKSGYSSLSINTRMATFGLFFGYGIIDDTIPQIDTVVVYLKNLGYKKIILSGYSVGSSIVMRYASLRNDPSRYQSLRGVVGISTSYSTPETIRMKWNGWRSVPSYDEIYRRVKEALKPDPYSSAEDRTVIIYRASGDTLNPEHSELYTFKTWWHLASPEAESAMCFRQIEKVKIPVLLIQGRNDDTLKSDEAIELAKIAKKAGNRDVSSIYMDAGHGFEGKEKELGEEIIKWLDARFGNQRLPDRHD from the coding sequence ATGACGTCAACTGACAAAACAAAATATATGGAACAGGAGCTTTTATCCATTCCGTTCGGAAATAGCAAGATAGATGCCCTTTTCTACAGAAGCCTTCTCAGGGCTGACGAATCCGAGAAAGAGCCCGTGATGATTCATGTGCACGGATTTCTGGGCAATTTTCTCGAAGGAAGCCAGCGTTTTTTACCCCCTATTCTGGCGAAGTCCGGCTATTCGTCTCTTTCAATCAACACAAGAATGGCGACCTTCGGCCTCTTTTTCGGATACGGAATCATAGACGACACCATCCCTCAAATAGATACGGTCGTTGTGTATCTGAAGAACCTGGGATATAAGAAAATCATTTTATCCGGATACAGCGTCGGAAGCAGTATTGTTATGAGATACGCCTCGCTCAGAAACGATCCTTCCAGGTATCAGAGCTTAAGAGGAGTAGTGGGCATTTCCACTTCATATTCCACCCCTGAAACCATACGTATGAAATGGAACGGATGGAGAAGCGTCCCTTCGTATGACGAGATTTACAGAAGGGTAAAAGAGGCTCTTAAGCCCGACCCTTACAGCTCGGCGGAAGACCGCACTGTCATAATATACAGGGCAAGCGGAGACACGCTAAACCCGGAACATTCGGAGCTGTACACATTTAAAACATGGTGGCACCTGGCGAGCCCTGAGGCCGAGTCGGCAATGTGTTTCAGACAAATCGAAAAGGTAAAAATACCGGTCCTCCTGATTCAGGGGCGAAATGACGATACCCTGAAATCTGATGAAGCTATCGAGCTTGCAAAGATTGCGAAGAAGGCCGGCAATCGTGATGTATCCAGCATATACATGGACGCCGGTCACGGATTCGAGGGCAAAGAAAAAGAATTGGGAGAAGAGATTATAAAATGGCTCGACGCAAGGTTCGGCAACCAGCGACTTCCAGATCGGCATGATTAA
- a CDS encoding class I fructose-bisphosphate aldolase, which translates to MAKLKIKGGTDSLVKLLGKEADDLLNHKCKTVSKNNLHLPGSDFVDRIFIPSDRPNSVLRNLQLMYNTGRLAGTGYLSILPVDQGIEHSAGASFAPNPIYFDPENIVKLAIEGGCNAVASTLGVLGAVSRKYAHKIPFIVKINHNELLTYPNKYDQILFANVDQAFQMGAVSVGATIYFGSDESTRQIQEISEAFSYAHSLGLVTVLWAYLRNPAFKTEKVDYHLSADLTGQANHLAATIEADIVKQKQAENNGGFLALNFGKTDPRVYSKLSSDHPIDLTRYQVLNCYMGRAGLINSGGASTGKGEDDLAQAVRTAVINKRAGGMGLITGRKSFQKSMKGGVQILNAVQDVYLNNDVTVA; encoded by the coding sequence ATGGCAAAGCTTAAGATAAAGGGCGGTACGGATTCTTTAGTAAAACTCCTGGGGAAAGAGGCCGACGATCTCTTAAATCACAAATGTAAAACCGTTTCCAAAAATAACCTCCACCTGCCGGGTTCGGATTTTGTAGACCGGATTTTCATTCCGTCTGACCGACCTAATTCAGTGCTCAGAAATTTGCAGCTCATGTATAACACCGGAAGACTTGCGGGTACGGGGTACCTGTCGATTCTGCCCGTGGATCAGGGAATCGAGCATTCGGCCGGCGCATCATTTGCTCCTAACCCTATTTATTTCGACCCGGAGAACATCGTCAAACTGGCTATCGAAGGGGGTTGTAACGCCGTTGCCTCGACGCTCGGCGTTCTGGGCGCAGTATCCCGTAAGTACGCTCATAAAATTCCGTTCATAGTAAAGATTAATCATAACGAACTACTCACGTATCCAAACAAGTACGATCAGATACTGTTTGCCAATGTTGACCAGGCTTTTCAGATGGGGGCGGTATCCGTAGGAGCCACCATATACTTCGGCTCCGATGAAAGCACGCGTCAGATTCAGGAAATATCGGAAGCGTTCAGCTACGCGCACTCGCTCGGACTGGTTACGGTATTGTGGGCCTATCTCAGGAATCCGGCCTTCAAGACCGAAAAGGTCGATTACCATCTTTCCGCCGATTTAACCGGACAGGCCAATCATCTGGCGGCAACGATAGAAGCGGACATAGTAAAGCAGAAACAGGCTGAAAATAACGGCGGCTTTCTTGCGCTCAACTTTGGCAAGACAGATCCGAGGGTTTACTCCAAGCTGAGCTCCGATCATCCGATAGACCTCACGCGCTATCAAGTCTTAAATTGCTATATGGGCAGGGCGGGTCTGATAAACTCGGGCGGAGCGTCAACGGGGAAGGGTGAGGACGATCTCGCGCAGGCGGTCAGGACGGCGGTAATTAACAAAAGGGCCGGCGGGATGGGTTTGATAACCGGCAGGAAATCCTTCCAGAAATCCATGAAGGGGGGGGTTCAGATACTAAATGCGGTTCAGGACGTTTATCTGAACAATGATGTTACCGTTGCGTGA
- a CDS encoding SAM-dependent chlorinase/fluorinase, with amino-acid sequence MNRIITLTTDFGLKDHYAGAMKGVILGINPGAVITDITHGIEKFNIIEAAFKLRSFYSYFPKGTVHVVVVDPGVGGPRKPIAVEAHGYYFVGPDNGVFSLIPALKDECKAVEITNRSYMLEAVSSTFHGRDIFAPAAAHLGLGVGIDELGEGVSSPEALDIPEPEVRSGEIQGVVIYEDSFGNLVTNIPAEMIKADSIVYVDQVRIEGIVSSYGEAGKGELLAITGSSELLEISVNQGSASKMIGTNRPVIRVLS; translated from the coding sequence TTGAACAGGATCATTACACTGACTACCGATTTCGGCTTAAAAGATCATTACGCGGGCGCGATGAAAGGGGTTATTCTGGGTATAAACCCCGGGGCGGTGATTACGGATATTACGCACGGGATTGAAAAATTTAACATTATCGAGGCGGCTTTTAAGCTGAGGAGCTTTTACAGTTATTTCCCGAAAGGAACGGTGCATGTAGTCGTAGTGGACCCGGGCGTCGGGGGGCCGAGAAAACCAATAGCCGTAGAAGCTCACGGGTATTATTTTGTCGGCCCGGATAACGGGGTATTTTCTTTGATACCCGCTCTCAAGGATGAGTGTAAAGCTGTTGAAATAACGAACCGGAGTTATATGCTTGAGGCCGTGAGCAGCACTTTTCACGGCAGGGATATATTCGCCCCGGCTGCTGCGCATCTCGGTCTGGGTGTGGGAATAGACGAGCTCGGAGAGGGTGTTTCTTCACCTGAAGCGCTCGACATTCCTGAACCCGAGGTCAGGTCCGGAGAAATTCAGGGCGTGGTAATTTACGAGGATTCTTTTGGCAATCTCGTTACTAACATTCCTGCCGAGATGATCAAGGCAGACTCGATTGTATATGTCGATCAAGTCAGGATTGAGGGTATAGTCAGCTCATACGGCGAGGCGGGGAAAGGAGAACTCCTCGCTATTACGGGCAGCTCGGAGCTGTTGGAAATTTCCGTGAATCAGGGTAGCGCGTCGAAAATGATAGGGACTAACCGGCCCGTTATACGTGTTTTGAGTTAG
- a CDS encoding alpha/beta hydrolase: MKSPIIILVHGVLGHFLARGTPRQLPGALAENGINSFSINTRMAYLGQINGNAIFDKTVYDIDAALDYLREEGFLNIFILGFSLGANLAAYHNSIRTYSELKGIILEGCAYSLPDSQKRRWDKWKSIPSYGEVYEKAIELLAPDPISSRNDRIFLVNRAWGDTLNPFHNEIFTYKTWWFMRSPEAENAKTYKIIPEMKTPLLLLQGEHDDILDDWECRELARSARESGNGAVEFNYIPGAKHDCMENAEATVNAISVWVKTVLKRQKLKGESTG, translated from the coding sequence ATGAAATCCCCGATTATCATTTTAGTTCACGGCGTATTGGGACATTTTTTGGCGCGCGGAACACCGAGACAGCTGCCGGGAGCCCTGGCCGAAAACGGGATAAACTCCTTTTCGATAAACACCAGAATGGCCTATCTGGGTCAGATAAATGGAAATGCGATATTCGACAAGACGGTTTATGACATAGATGCGGCACTGGACTATCTTCGCGAGGAGGGTTTTTTAAATATATTTATACTGGGATTCAGCCTCGGAGCCAATCTGGCGGCTTACCATAATTCAATAAGAACATATAGTGAATTAAAGGGAATTATTCTCGAAGGATGCGCGTATTCACTTCCCGACTCTCAAAAAAGAAGATGGGACAAGTGGAAAAGCATACCATCTTACGGAGAGGTCTATGAAAAGGCGATCGAGCTTTTAGCCCCCGACCCGATATCAAGTAGAAATGACCGGATTTTCCTAGTCAACAGGGCATGGGGGGACACGCTCAATCCTTTTCATAATGAAATATTTACATACAAGACCTGGTGGTTTATGAGGAGCCCGGAGGCAGAGAATGCCAAAACATATAAAATCATTCCAGAGATGAAAACACCCCTTCTGTTGCTGCAGGGGGAGCATGACGACATCCTGGATGATTGGGAGTGTCGGGAACTTGCCCGATCGGCCCGGGAATCAGGAAACGGTGCGGTCGAATTCAATTATATTCCGGGGGCAAAGCACGACTGCATGGAAAATGCCGAGGCCACTGTTAACGCCATATCGGTCTGGGTCAAAACAGTATTGAAGCGGCAGAAATTAAAGGGAGAAAGTACAGGTTAA
- a CDS encoding phosphoglycerate kinase — protein sequence MSKLVISDLPDSELEGKRVFVRVDFNVPIRDGKISEDYRIRRAIPTIDYLVERGAKVILGSHLGRPKGIAIADLSIKPIATRLSELLGKSVKFTGKVIGPDVKESIESLTGGEVMLLENLRFHKEETDNDPEFAKELASFADIYVNDAFGTSHRKHASTYGMASYFDIKVAGFLVSRELRFLTRLREDPDRPFVVIVGGGKIKDKINALKNLIDKADKVLLGGGVAYTFLKAEGVNIGNSIVEDELVEWAGEALRKYRKKIYLPVDHVVAGSFERRKNCMVVDEGIPEDLQGFDIGPKTAAEYNHQIKGTGSIFWSGPMGVFEVGDFAAGTTQVARAVALATWRGATTVVGGGETIASIRKAEVLDSEITHISTGGGALLEFLGGDELPGISILTERKEHVSMAVN from the coding sequence ATGAGCAAGCTCGTTATTTCCGACCTGCCCGACTCTGAGCTTGAGGGGAAAAGGGTTTTCGTGAGGGTGGATTTTAATGTTCCGATCAGAGACGGAAAAATCAGCGAGGACTACAGAATCAGGCGGGCCATCCCTACCATCGATTATCTTGTGGAAAGGGGGGCGAAGGTAATCCTGGGATCGCATCTCGGGAGACCGAAGGGAATAGCAATCGCAGACCTTTCCATAAAACCCATAGCAACACGCCTGTCGGAGCTTCTGGGCAAATCCGTAAAATTTACAGGGAAGGTTATAGGTCCCGATGTAAAGGAATCGATTGAAAGCCTGACGGGCGGGGAGGTAATGCTTCTTGAAAACCTCAGATTTCACAAGGAAGAGACAGATAATGACCCCGAATTTGCAAAGGAGCTCGCTTCGTTCGCGGATATATACGTGAATGACGCATTCGGAACCTCGCACAGAAAGCACGCCTCTACCTACGGCATGGCCTCTTATTTCGATATAAAGGTCGCCGGGTTTTTAGTAAGCAGGGAACTCAGATTCCTCACACGGCTTCGTGAAGACCCTGACCGCCCGTTTGTAGTCATAGTGGGAGGGGGTAAAATCAAAGATAAAATAAACGCTTTAAAAAATCTGATAGATAAAGCCGATAAAGTGCTTTTGGGCGGAGGCGTGGCTTATACATTTCTCAAGGCGGAGGGGGTTAATATAGGGAACTCAATAGTCGAGGACGAACTGGTGGAATGGGCCGGAGAAGCGCTTAGAAAATACAGGAAAAAGATATATCTTCCGGTGGATCATGTAGTTGCCGGAAGTTTCGAAAGAAGAAAGAACTGCATGGTTGTAGACGAGGGGATTCCGGAAGACCTTCAGGGATTCGATATCGGGCCTAAAACAGCAGCCGAATATAACCATCAGATAAAGGGTACCGGGTCGATATTCTGGAGCGGACCTATGGGGGTTTTCGAAGTCGGGGATTTTGCTGCCGGCACCACACAGGTCGCAAGGGCCGTGGCGCTTGCCACGTGGAGGGGAGCGACGACAGTGGTCGGAGGGGGAGAAACGATTGCCTCAATAAGAAAAGCCGAGGTGCTGGATTCGGAAATTACACACATTTCCACGGGCGGCGGGGCGCTTCTTGAATTCCTGGGCGGCGACGAGCTTCCGGGAATCTCGATTCTGACTGAAAGAAAAGAGCATGTGTCTATGGCTGTGAACTAG
- the argC gene encoding N-acetyl-gamma-glutamyl-phosphate reductase produces MQRKKAAILGASGYTGSELIRLLLTHPEVEIAHLTAEKHAGRNISEVFPHLRGFLNTELKPLDPGSVPEDMDMVFLALPHGTSAAVVKELFKRDIKIIDLGADFRLSRDMYRKWYGEHPCPELISEAVYGIPELNRKRIKNAKLVANPGCYPTSAILGLAPLVKNDLIEPGHVIVDSKSGVSGAGRSPSLDYHFSEVNEGVKAYMVGEHRHMPEIEEVLSNYSGSKVEVSFTPHLIPMDRGILSTIYVRLREEKSVRELIDLYEEYYKDERFVRISPEKVYPSTSQVRGSNYCDIGMTANPANKTAVIVSVIDNLVKGASGAAVQNMNLMMGFDEPAGIDTPPVFP; encoded by the coding sequence ATGCAAAGAAAAAAGGCCGCGATACTGGGAGCTAGCGGGTACACCGGAAGCGAGCTCATCAGACTTCTTCTCACGCACCCAGAAGTCGAAATCGCTCACTTAACAGCTGAAAAACACGCGGGCAGGAATATATCCGAAGTATTCCCGCATCTGAGAGGCTTTCTAAACACGGAGCTCAAACCCCTTGACCCGGGTTCAGTTCCCGAAGATATGGATATGGTGTTTCTGGCGCTCCCTCACGGCACCTCGGCCGCTGTAGTAAAAGAATTATTCAAAAGAGACATAAAAATAATCGATCTGGGAGCCGATTTCAGGCTCAGCCGTGATATGTACCGGAAATGGTACGGGGAGCATCCCTGCCCCGAGCTTATTTCGGAAGCGGTGTACGGAATACCCGAGCTCAACAGGAAGCGCATAAAAAACGCCAAACTCGTGGCTAATCCGGGATGCTACCCTACGTCCGCGATACTGGGGCTAGCGCCCCTCGTTAAGAATGATTTGATAGAGCCGGGGCACGTAATCGTCGACTCCAAATCGGGAGTGTCGGGAGCGGGGAGGTCCCCTTCCCTCGACTACCATTTCTCGGAGGTCAACGAAGGTGTAAAGGCGTACATGGTCGGTGAGCACCGCCACATGCCCGAGATCGAAGAGGTGCTCTCGAACTACTCCGGCTCTAAAGTAGAGGTCTCTTTCACTCCTCATCTCATCCCGATGGACAGAGGAATCCTCTCTACTATTTATGTAAGACTAAGGGAAGAGAAAAGCGTCCGGGAGCTTATCGACTTATATGAAGAGTACTATAAGGATGAGAGATTCGTTCGTATATCCCCCGAAAAGGTATATCCATCTACCTCGCAGGTCAGAGGGTCGAATTACTGCGATATAGGAATGACGGCGAACCCGGCCAATAAAACAGCCGTAATAGTCTCCGTAATAGACAACCTTGTAAAGGGAGCTTCGGGGGCCGCGGTTCAGAATATGAACCTGATGATGGGGTTCGACGAACCGGCGGGCATCGATACACCGCCCGTATTTCCTTAG
- a CDS encoding glycosyltransferase family 9 protein, protein MNWKTEGLKRFDSIFGRLGCLVAKLMVNPRKESHNGDPRILVIRPGGIGDAALLYPALSELRKNFPGSRIDVLAEKRNGGILEGCPFISDLILYDYRPHETLYGVMKRHYDIVIDTEQWHRLTAALSYLTGASVRAGFETNERAELFTLPVKYSESDYEVLSFLNLISAVTGKNHEFDENEPFIPVDAGGDNALAQSISEFGKSKKAVAGMFTGATIRERRWGVEKFARLSGELSAEGIGTVIVGGGADERDALRFKEIAGNEHVLDFTGKTSLMETASIISLLNLFVTGDTGLMHVAYGVGTPTVSLFGAGIQGKWAPPGDNHIAINKRVPCSPCTKFGYTPPCPYHVRCLSEITVEEVRESVIELLSYSPVKSN, encoded by the coding sequence ATGAACTGGAAGACAGAAGGGCTTAAGAGGTTCGATAGTATTTTCGGGAGACTCGGGTGTTTGGTCGCGAAACTGATGGTCAATCCGAGAAAGGAGTCTCATAACGGCGACCCGAGAATACTTGTCATCAGGCCCGGGGGGATTGGAGACGCGGCGCTTCTGTATCCGGCGTTATCGGAACTCAGGAAGAATTTCCCCGGCTCCCGGATAGATGTTCTCGCCGAGAAGAGGAACGGGGGAATTCTCGAAGGGTGCCCTTTTATAAGCGATCTCATCCTCTATGATTACAGGCCGCACGAGACCCTGTACGGGGTAATGAAGCGGCATTATGACATAGTAATAGATACGGAGCAGTGGCACAGGCTCACAGCGGCGCTATCCTATCTGACCGGCGCTTCAGTGAGGGCTGGGTTCGAGACAAATGAGAGGGCGGAGCTTTTCACCCTGCCGGTCAAATATTCCGAGAGCGACTATGAGGTTCTCAGTTTTTTGAATTTAATATCAGCCGTTACGGGGAAGAACCATGAATTCGATGAAAATGAGCCGTTTATTCCCGTGGACGCGGGCGGAGATAATGCGCTCGCTCAATCGATCTCGGAATTCGGAAAATCTAAAAAGGCTGTCGCAGGGATGTTTACGGGGGCTACGATAAGGGAAAGGAGGTGGGGAGTGGAGAAATTCGCCCGGCTGTCGGGGGAATTATCAGCAGAGGGAATCGGAACGGTCATAGTGGGCGGGGGAGCGGACGAACGCGATGCATTAAGGTTTAAAGAAATAGCCGGCAATGAACATGTTCTCGATTTTACCGGTAAAACCTCACTCATGGAAACCGCGTCTATAATCTCCCTGTTGAACCTGTTTGTCACCGGGGACACGGGTTTGATGCACGTGGCGTACGGTGTCGGAACGCCTACGGTGTCGCTTTTCGGCGCAGGAATACAGGGGAAGTGGGCTCCCCCCGGGGATAACCATATTGCGATTAACAAGCGCGTTCCCTGCAGTCCCTGTACAAAATTCGGATATACTCCCCCGTGTCCCTATCACGTGAGATGCCTTTCTGAAATAACGGTCGAGGAAGTGAGAGAGTCCGTTATCGAACTGCTTTCCTACTCCCCGGTCAAGTCAAATTAG
- the gap gene encoding type I glyceraldehyde-3-phosphate dehydrogenase — protein MSTKVGINGFGRIGRHVLRIGLGRKDLEFVGINDISDSNTLAHLFKYDSIFGPYKGEVKSENGHIVIDGKPIRVFSEREPSNIPWDDVGAEIVAEASGVFRSKEEASRHLGNTVKKVVITAPAKGDVDFTTVLGANHDKYDTEKHNIISNASCTTNCFAMIVKVLHENFGIERGELTTIHSYTNDQKILDAPHKDLRRARAAALSIIPTSTGAANAIQIIFPELKGKLMAVAMRVPTADVSVIDFTCEVGKDTTVEEVNEKFKEASSGELKEYLRYVDEELVSSDFIGDPHSAVLDSALTSVIGGNLVKVIGWYDNEYGYSSRVVDLIEFIGDKL, from the coding sequence ATGTCAACCAAGGTAGGTATTAACGGGTTCGGAAGAATCGGAAGGCACGTTCTGCGTATCGGACTTGGTAGGAAGGACCTCGAATTCGTCGGAATTAACGACATTTCAGACTCAAATACGCTTGCTCATCTATTTAAATACGATTCGATTTTCGGGCCCTACAAGGGCGAAGTGAAGTCCGAAAACGGACACATCGTAATAGACGGAAAACCCATCAGGGTCTTTTCAGAGAGAGAACCTTCTAATATACCTTGGGATGATGTCGGCGCCGAGATCGTTGCCGAAGCGAGCGGTGTATTCAGGTCCAAAGAGGAGGCTTCCAGACACCTCGGAAATACGGTCAAAAAGGTAGTGATTACCGCCCCCGCCAAGGGCGATGTGGATTTTACAACTGTACTTGGCGCAAACCACGATAAATACGATACTGAAAAGCACAATATTATTTCAAACGCCTCATGTACCACAAACTGCTTCGCGATGATTGTAAAGGTGCTCCATGAAAATTTCGGCATTGAAAGGGGCGAGCTGACAACGATTCACTCATATACGAACGATCAGAAAATACTGGACGCGCCCCATAAGGACCTGAGAAGGGCAAGAGCGGCAGCGCTTTCGATAATCCCTACAAGCACAGGGGCCGCAAACGCGATACAGATTATCTTCCCCGAACTAAAGGGCAAGTTAATGGCTGTAGCCATGAGAGTGCCTACGGCGGACGTTTCGGTTATAGATTTTACATGCGAAGTCGGAAAGGACACCACAGTCGAGGAAGTGAACGAAAAATTCAAAGAGGCCTCCTCAGGCGAGCTAAAGGAATACCTTCGATACGTCGACGAGGAGCTCGTATCGTCCGACTTCATTGGAGATCCGCATTCGGCCGTCCTCGATTCGGCGCTTACCTCTGTAATCGGGGGTAATCTTGTCAAAGTAATCGGATGGTATGATAATGAATACGGATACTCATCCAGGGTTGTTGATTTAATAGAGTTCATAGGAGATAAACTCTAA
- a CDS encoding nitroreductase family protein, with translation MELMEAIGTRRSIRFFKPWKEVEDWKIQRMLQAARHASCQGNCGSTEAIVIDKKTYPEEKFEQLIECASTFNEIQLRTAPVVIAWLINMDAWYKELVESFAVLFPARAITAAHGWTYKILTETTYPRLMSFPRERAEDLLRIEAGQAIANSLLAATELGLGCCLLATGRKPAEFPKVLGVPENIVPIWLMAVGYAAESPGQRPRKRFDRLYHYNEYGNPLKEDQGVKEELRQKKMLQPMDPLPGREEELRHICRMFGLKEDMPDMPKDKIKALYEEDSIYYGEVPPGLEEKGV, from the coding sequence ATGGAATTAATGGAAGCCATCGGCACCAGAAGGAGTATAAGATTTTTTAAGCCCTGGAAAGAGGTGGAGGACTGGAAGATACAGAGAATGCTGCAGGCCGCGAGGCACGCGTCATGCCAGGGCAACTGCGGATCTACAGAGGCGATAGTTATTGACAAGAAGACTTATCCCGAAGAAAAATTCGAACAATTAATCGAGTGCGCGTCAACATTCAACGAGATACAACTACGAACGGCTCCTGTAGTGATAGCGTGGCTCATAAACATGGACGCCTGGTACAAGGAGCTGGTCGAATCCTTTGCGGTGCTCTTTCCCGCAAGGGCTATCACGGCGGCGCACGGGTGGACATATAAAATCCTTACGGAAACCACTTATCCGCGCTTGATGAGTTTCCCGAGGGAGAGAGCCGAGGACCTCCTCAGAATAGAAGCGGGACAGGCAATCGCGAATTCTCTACTGGCGGCGACAGAGCTCGGCCTCGGATGCTGCCTTCTCGCGACAGGAAGGAAACCGGCCGAATTTCCCAAGGTGCTCGGAGTCCCTGAAAACATAGTTCCAATCTGGCTCATGGCGGTAGGGTACGCGGCCGAGTCCCCGGGACAGAGACCGAGAAAACGCTTTGACAGGCTTTACCACTACAATGAGTACGGTAATCCTCTGAAGGAAGACCAGGGAGTCAAGGAGGAGCTGAGACAGAAGAAGATGCTTCAGCCTATGGATCCCCTTCCGGGGAGGGAAGAGGAGCTAAGGCACATTTGCAGAATGTTCGGACTCAAGGAAGACATGCCTGACATGCCTAAGGACAAGATAAAAGCCCTTTACGAAGAGGACTCCATCTATTACGGAGAGGTTCCGCCGGGGCTTGAGGAAAAGGGCGTTTGA
- a CDS encoding ribonuclease Z, with translation MKLYVLGSGTCIPYAKRGSSGYALELSGNKLLLDCGSGTTGKLAKAGVSYLNIDHILLSHLHPDHTGDLVPFLFATKYAYGSKREKPLSLWGGEGFINFFDALKNAYDDWILPDNMTVNELETGKTEFDGFNIISSPTPHMEGSLAFRVEENDKSVVYSGDTDYSDELIELAADTDLLIIECSLPDEASKRKGHLTPGEVAAIINKSGAKKIVVTHLYPICDEARVVETIRKNVSAEVIEAQDLLEMEI, from the coding sequence ATGAAGCTCTATGTACTGGGGTCGGGCACATGCATTCCCTACGCCAAACGGGGTTCATCGGGATACGCTCTCGAACTTTCGGGAAATAAACTCCTTCTCGACTGCGGAAGCGGAACAACGGGAAAGCTGGCCAAAGCAGGGGTAAGCTACTTGAATATAGACCATATTCTTCTATCCCATCTCCACCCCGACCACACGGGGGACCTGGTCCCGTTCCTCTTTGCGACAAAATACGCCTACGGCTCAAAAAGGGAAAAGCCCCTTTCTCTGTGGGGAGGCGAAGGCTTCATAAACTTCTTCGACGCCCTCAAAAACGCATATGATGACTGGATTCTCCCGGACAATATGACGGTAAACGAGCTTGAAACCGGCAAAACGGAATTCGACGGATTTAACATCATTTCGTCCCCTACACCCCACATGGAAGGGAGCCTCGCTTTCAGAGTGGAAGAGAATGACAAATCAGTTGTTTACTCAGGCGACACCGACTACTCGGACGAGCTTATAGAACTGGCAGCGGACACCGACCTTCTCATCATCGAATGCTCCCTGCCCGATGAGGCCTCAAAAAGGAAAGGCCACCTTACTCCGGGAGAGGTAGCCGCAATAATAAACAAATCAGGGGCCAAAAAAATTGTTGTTACACACCTCTATCCCATATGCGATGAAGCACGTGTCGTGGAAACTATCAGGAAGAATGTAAGCGCGGAGGTAATTGAGGCTCAGGACCTGCTGGAAATGGAGATTTGA